The Thermacetogenium phaeum DSM 12270 genome segment AGCTGGATGGGAAGGGAGAGACGGGCATTGCCTTTTAACAAGCGTCTTCTGAAAAACCTCGATTATCTCCTGATAGCGGTTATTTTCTGCATCCTGGCCCTGAGCCTGCTGGTGTTGAGCAGCGCTACGGCCAACATCTCTTCCGATCCTTTATTTTTTGTAAAAAAGCAGCTGTTGGCCATCGGATTGGGGGGGATCTGCGCCGTTTTCATGATGGCCTTCGACTATAACAGGCTTGCCCGCTATCAGCACTTCATTTACGCCGTCCTGCTCATTTTGCTGGTCATCGTGATGGTGAAGGGCCATGCCTCGCGCGGGGCACAGCAGTGGATCGTCGTCGGAGGCTCATTTTTAATCCAGCCTTCTGAGTTCGGAAAGGTTATGATCATCATCAGTTTCGCCTCGTACCTGGCGAAGAGGGAGGGGAAGCTGAACACCCTCCGCGATCTTTTGCCTTCGTTTTTCTACTTCTCCGTGCCCTTTCTGCTGATCGTGGCCCAGCCCGACCTGGGGACGGCGCTGGTTTTTCTCGCCATCCTCTTGGGGATGCTGTTCTTTGCCGGTGTCAGGCCCGGCCTCCTGCTCGGCCTCATTGGCGGCGGTCTGGCGGTGGTGGTTACTGCTCTCGCCCTGCATTTCTCCCCCTTACATCTCCCTTTGCCCCTGGAGGAGCACCAGATCAACCGGCTGATCTCCTTTATCGACCCATATCGCGATCCCCATAATACCGGATATCAGGTGATTCAGTCACTGGTGGCCATCGGTTCCGGGGGGCTGATGGGGAAGGGGCTTTACCGAGGAACTCAGATTCAGTCTAACTTTCTCCCGGACCACCATACCGACTTCATCTTTTCAGTGGTGGGGGAAGAGCTGGGGTTCTTGGGAGCCGGATTGGTTCTCCTGCTTTACTTCATTCTAATTTCCCGGTCGCTCAAAACCGCCTTCTTTGCAGGCAACACCTACGGCAGACTGCTGGTGGGGGGCATCATCTCCATGTGGCTCTTCCATATCTTTGAGAATATCGGGATGACCATCGGGCTGATGCCCGTTACAGGGATCCCTCTCCCCTTCTTGAGCTATGGAGGGAGCTCCATGCTCACCAATATGGTCTCCGTCGGCCTGGTGTTAAGCGTCCAGTTGCGCAGGGAAAAGATGTTGTTCTAGTTATATTTCCCCAATCACGGCCATATACAATTTAATGGGAGTGGTCGTGATGAGGAGCGCTTTCTATTTGCCGGGCCGGAATTGGAGCCGCCGGGCGCGGGGATTCTGCTTACGCCTGGCGGCGGCAGCAGCCCTGTTTGTTTTGATCCTGGGGATCTCCGGCTTCGGAGGGGAGCCGGGGCGTTTTGTCCGGAGGGCAGTCGACTATGCCCTTACCCGAAATTACGATCTGGCCGGTTATGGGGCGCAGATCGCCCGGGTTCTTCAAGACATCCGGGAGGCAGCGGTTCCTCAAGGGAAGCAAGGTCTAGAGGTAGAGGTAGCCGCCCCGCAGAGAGAGGAGAGCTATTCGCTGCCGGATCTTCCCGTTTCCGGCAGGCTGGTCCGGGGTTTCGGGTGGCAGGAGGACGGCAGCGGCTGGCCGCGCTTTTCCGAAGGGATTGAGCTGGCCGTGCAGGAGGGCGCCCTGGTGCGGGCAGCCTTGCCCGGAAAGGTCAGCAGGGTAGCGGAAGACCGCTCGCTGGGCAAGATCGTCGTCATCGAGCACGGCGGGGCGGGCTCTACCCTCTACGGAAGACTGGGGGAGGTTGGGGTCAAGGAGGGGCAGGATGTGGCCCAGGGGCAGGTCATCGGCGCCGTTTCCGGCAACCTTTTTCACTTTGAGCTGAAAGAGGGGGACAGCCTGGTAGATCCGCTGTCCAGGCTCCAGCAGCGGTGACGCTGCGGTCCCAAACCACTGCTGCGGCGGTTTGCATTCACCGGGAAACTTGCGTCCGCAGGTTTTCTTTTTTCACTGCCTCGGTTACACTTTTATAGAAAAAGGGGAAAATAGTTTATTGATATATTGTATAAAGAGAGCCGGTGGCCTTTGTACGGGGGAAGTAATTCTTTCTGCTCGAGCGGTGGGACAGGGCTATTCTCGAGGACGCCTCAGATCAGGGGGCCGGCCGTGGCTGTTACCCCACCTCCAGAGATGCCCGGCGAAGAACCGGTGAGAACCATCGATCGGGAGGTCTGGCAAATTGTCGTTTCTGGAAGAGATCCTGAACAAAGAAATCTTGCCGGTCGTGCAGAGGCCGGCCCGTTACTTAGGGACCGAAGTAAACGCCGTGCATAAGGAATGGGAGAACATCTCCGTGAGGATGGCCTTTGCCTTCCCTGATCTCTATGAGGTGGGGATGTCCCACCTGGGATTGCAGATTCTGTACGGGCTGGTGAACGAGCAGGAGGACCTGCTCCTGGAGCGCGTTTTCGCTCCGGCGCGCGATATGGAGGAGGAGCTGCGCCGGAGGGGACTACCTCTCTTCAGCCTGGAGTCGCATCGGCCTTTACAGGAGTTCGATGTGGTGGGGTTTACCCTTCAGTACGAATTGACCTTCACCAATGTCTTGAACATGCTGGATCTGGCCGGAATACCGCTGTGGACGAGGGAGCGGGGGGACGAGCATCCCTTAGTGCTGGCCGGTGGACCTGCGGCTTTCAACCCGGAGCCCCTCGCCCCTTTCATCGATGCCTTTGTGGTCGGGGAGGGGGAAGAGTGCTTGCTGGAGTTGCTCAGGGTGGTCAAGGAGGTGAAGGGGTGCCGATCCCGGGCTTCCCGCAGCGCTCTGCTGGAAAGGCTGGTGGAGATACCGGGAATTTACATTCCTTCTTTCTATCGGGTGGAATACACCCCCGAGGGGAGGGTGGCGGATATCATCCCTACGCACCCCAGGGCACCGCGAAGGGTGCGGCGGAGGATGGTCTTCGATATGGACAGCGCTTACTTTTCAGTGAAGCCTGTTGTGCCCCTGGCGGAGGCCGTTCACGAGCGGGGGATGGTGGAGATCTTTCGAGGATGTACCAGGGGATGCCGCTTCTGTCAGGCCGGGATCATCTACCGCCCGGTGCGGGAGAGGTCGCCGCAGGTGCTCGTGCGCCAGGCCAGGGAGATCATTGAGAATACGGGGTTTGAGGAGATTTCCCTGGTTTCTCTGAGCAGCCTGGATTACAGCGGCCTGGAGTCGCTGCTTCCGCGGCTTACTCAAGTTTGTTCGGAAAGCCGGACCGGTATTTCTCTCCCTTCTCTCCGGGTGGATTCCTTCAGCGTGGAGACTGCACGCGGGCTCCCCGGCCGCAGGACCAGCGTCACCTTTGCGCCGGAGGCGGGAACGCAGCGACTGCGGGATGTGATCAATAAGGGGGTTACTGAGGACGACCTCCTGGATGCCGTGCGGGCGGCCCTCGCTGCCGGATGGAATGCCGTCAAGCTCTATTTCATGGTAGGGCTTCCCACGGAAGAGCGGGAGGACCTGGAGGGGATAGCCGAACTCGTCCGCAAGGTGCGGCAGATCGGAAGGCAGTCCGGTAGGAGGAAGCTGCGGGTAACCGTCAGCGCCTCCTCCTTTGTTCCCAAGGCACACACACCATTCCAGTGGGAGGGGCAGAACCCGCGCCCTGTTCTCGCCGATAAGCATAGTTTTCTGCGAGAGCTGATCAATAAGAGGGGTGGGGAATACAACTGGCACAATGTGGAGATGAGCTTCCTGGAGGCGGTCTTTGCCAGGGGGGATCGCAGGCTGGCGGCCGCCCTGGAGGCAGCCTGGCGCCGGGGGTGCCGTTTCGATGGCTGGACCGAGTTCTTCCGCTTTTCCTTATGGGAAGAGAGTTTCCGGGAGACCGGTCTCGATCCCGTCGCCTACGCGGAGAGGTTTTTCTCCTATGAGGAGATGCTCCCGTGGGATGTGATCGACACAGGTGTGAGCAGGGATTTCCTCATCGACGAGCACAGGCGTGCCCTGAAGGCAGAACCCACGGCCGACTGCCGTTCGGCAGCATGTACGGGCTGCGGGATCTGTCCGGCGTTTAAGGTAAGACCCATCCTGATTCGAGAGAGGGGATGAAAACCTTGCCCTGGTATCGGCTGGAGTACGCAAAAAAGGGAAAGGCGCGCTTCCTTTCCCACCGGGAGGTGATGACCGCCTTTCAAAGGGCCTTGCGGCGGGCGGCACTACCTCTGGCTTACAGCAGGGGGTTCAACCCGCGCCCGCGCCTCTCCTTCGGGCCGTCCCTGGCCCTG includes the following:
- a CDS encoding murein hydrolase activator EnvC family protein, with translation MPGRNWSRRARGFCLRLAAAAALFVLILGISGFGGEPGRFVRRAVDYALTRNYDLAGYGAQIARVLQDIREAAVPQGKQGLEVEVAAPQREESYSLPDLPVSGRLVRGFGWQEDGSGWPRFSEGIELAVQEGALVRAALPGKVSRVAEDRSLGKIVVIEHGGAGSTLYGRLGEVGVKEGQDVAQGQVIGAVSGNLFHFELKEGDSLVDPLSRLQQR
- the rodA gene encoding rod shape-determining protein RodA, yielding MPFNKRLLKNLDYLLIAVIFCILALSLLVLSSATANISSDPLFFVKKQLLAIGLGGICAVFMMAFDYNRLARYQHFIYAVLLILLVIVMVKGHASRGAQQWIVVGGSFLIQPSEFGKVMIIISFASYLAKREGKLNTLRDLLPSFFYFSVPFLLIVAQPDLGTALVFLAILLGMLFFAGVRPGLLLGLIGGGLAVVVTALALHFSPLHLPLPLEEHQINRLISFIDPYRDPHNTGYQVIQSLVAIGSGGLMGKGLYRGTQIQSNFLPDHHTDFIFSVVGEELGFLGAGLVLLLYFILISRSLKTAFFAGNTYGRLLVGGIISMWLFHIFENIGMTIGLMPVTGIPLPFLSYGGSSMLTNMVSVGLVLSVQLRREKMLF
- a CDS encoding TIGR03960 family B12-binding radical SAM protein yields the protein MSFLEEILNKEILPVVQRPARYLGTEVNAVHKEWENISVRMAFAFPDLYEVGMSHLGLQILYGLVNEQEDLLLERVFAPARDMEEELRRRGLPLFSLESHRPLQEFDVVGFTLQYELTFTNVLNMLDLAGIPLWTRERGDEHPLVLAGGPAAFNPEPLAPFIDAFVVGEGEECLLELLRVVKEVKGCRSRASRSALLERLVEIPGIYIPSFYRVEYTPEGRVADIIPTHPRAPRRVRRRMVFDMDSAYFSVKPVVPLAEAVHERGMVEIFRGCTRGCRFCQAGIIYRPVRERSPQVLVRQAREIIENTGFEEISLVSLSSLDYSGLESLLPRLTQVCSESRTGISLPSLRVDSFSVETARGLPGRRTSVTFAPEAGTQRLRDVINKGVTEDDLLDAVRAALAAGWNAVKLYFMVGLPTEEREDLEGIAELVRKVRQIGRQSGRRKLRVTVSASSFVPKAHTPFQWEGQNPRPVLADKHSFLRELINKRGGEYNWHNVEMSFLEAVFARGDRRLAAALEAAWRRGCRFDGWTEFFRFSLWEESFRETGLDPVAYAERFFSYEEMLPWDVIDTGVSRDFLIDEHRRALKAEPTADCRSAACTGCGICPAFKVRPILIRERG